The genomic DNA GCTACGACCTTACATCAAGATTGCCTATCTGGAAAATTACGACATAGAACTGGCCGGGATGATTACGTCCGGAGTTGACGTTTGGGTCAACACCCCTCAACCACCGCTTGAAGCTTCGGGAACAAGCGGTATGAAAGCGGCATTAAATGGTATACCAAGCCTAAGTATCCTCGACGGATGGTGGATCGAAGGCTGTATTGAAAATATTACGGGATGGTCTATCGGAGAAGACAGCAGGAAAACCATTACCGATACGGACCAATCGCTCGATGCTTCGTCTCTTTATGAAAAGCTTGAAAAGGTTATTATTCCACTTTTTTACAATGAGCGGGATCAGTTCATAGATGTAATGCGTCATTCCATCGCCCTGAACGGTTCCTTCTTTAACACACAGAGGATGCTCTTACAATATGTCCTCAGAGCATATTTCCTGTAGACTTATACTTTCCTATTCCATCTTGTAGCGGAAGGCTTTAACCTTCTAAATTCTTCGTTATGGCGACCTTTTCTTTCCCGCCATATTGGGATATGGATGGACACATGGCGGAAGAGCAAATCGATACAGTCTAGGAAAATCTAACAGCTCAGAATCATGCATTGGCAGCTATTCAACAATCTCCTCTAGAACTGGTGTCCAAGAGAGGAAATAATATGACCACACCTGTCTCAAATAGCACATTTTAAAAAATTAGAAAAAATAAATTATTTTTGAAAAGGAACTAATTCAAAATTGATCCTAAAAGACTTAAACAGATCAAGATATTGTTCGAGCAGTCGTGTCATCAAAAAATTCTTTCGAACAACCTCCTTGGCATTCTTACCCATTCGCTGTCTCAAACCCTTGTCATTTACCAACTGAACTATCCTTTCTGCCGCTTCTTCTACAGAAGACACAAGGAATCCGTTTACGCCATCTTTGATCTGATGACGGATTCCTCCGACGTTTCCTCCAATTACGGGCGTCCCTTTCCACATAGCCTCGGTGACGGTGAGACCAAAGCCCTCCCTAATCGATTTTTGAAGCACAACTGCGGCCCTTCGCTGAAGGGCATTAACAAGGGCCGAATCCTGATGCGAAAGAATAATTATTCTTTCTTCCTGCGATTTCAGTAATGACTCGTAGACTCTCTGACCTTCGGGGTCATCCGTGGCTGCATTGCCTAATAGCACCAATGTACAGTCAACTTCCTTCCTGGCCAGCTTGAATGCCTTGATTACACCCTCTGGGTCTTTCCATCTGTCAAACCGAGAGATTTGAACGACAAGCGGAAGGTCTGTAGGTATCTTGTAATGTTCAATGCGTTCATTTATCTCCCTATCTGTGAGCTCCTTATTCTTTATGGTAAAGGGATCTATAGCAGGCATGAAGAAAACCTGAGGCGTTTTGAGGTCTTTAGAGTATTCTTTTAAGCTAAATACCACAGCGTCATACTTTTCAATGTACGGAACCATGTAATTCCAAAGTGGCTTGTTTGGATTAGAGAGATCAACATGGCAGCGCCATATCCAAGGGCAAGTCTTCTTATAGTGACTTATCATGCCAAGGGGCTGAGGATCGTTGATGATTATAAAATCATGATGATCAAGGATATTTCTCACTGAGTTCTCATAAATAACCCTTTCGTATATTTCGATTTTCCTCTTGCTAAGATTGAGTTTCCCACCTTGCAGCGCATTATGCACCTTTTTTGTAATACTGAAGAAATCAGCAGATCCCTGTATCACTCTCCACTCACTTCTAACCCCTACACTATTAAGCAGCAAAGTAATGGATGACAACAGTTCTGCAACACCTCCACCATAATAGGTTGAATTCACGTGTGCCACATGAATTCCTTCTAGGGACTCGGCCTTTTTTCTGATGCGTTTGATTGTTTCCGAGTCCACAAACTTTTCATACTCTCCAATCTGTGTCAGCCTGTGGTGTATCATAACTAGCTATACCTTCCTCATGAATTTAATTAAACTTTGATAAAGCTTAAAATCCGGAATCTAATTAGACACTTTTGATAATCTATCTGCTGCTGCGCCACTATTTCTCATTGATTTTATCTA from Thermodesulfobacteriota bacterium includes the following:
- a CDS encoding glycosyltransferase, which produces MIHHRLTQIGEYEKFVDSETIKRIRKKAESLEGIHVAHVNSTYYGGGVAELLSSITLLLNSVGVRSEWRVIQGSADFFSITKKVHNALQGGKLNLSKRKIEIYERVIYENSVRNILDHHDFIIINDPQPLGMISHYKKTCPWIWRCHVDLSNPNKPLWNYMVPYIEKYDAVVFSLKEYSKDLKTPQVFFMPAIDPFTIKNKELTDREINERIEHYKIPTDLPLVVQISRFDRWKDPEGVIKAFKLARKEVDCTLVLLGNAATDDPEGQRVYESLLKSQEERIIILSHQDSALVNALQRRAAVVLQKSIREGFGLTVTEAMWKGTPVIGGNVGGIRHQIKDGVNGFLVSSVEEAAERIVQLVNDKGLRQRMGKNAKEVVRKNFLMTRLLEQYLDLFKSFRINFELVPFQK